From the Helianthus annuus cultivar XRQ/B chromosome 17, HanXRQr2.0-SUNRISE, whole genome shotgun sequence genome, the window GAGATGTCAAATCGGCTCCATTGCCATACCAACATTCTTTATGGACCGAACGATTTCCTTCCAAAAGATCTACCAAAACTACACACAGAAGAGCTACAAAAACACCTACAAAACCAACCCTTTTGGCAAAGCAGATTGTACCGTTCCATAACAAAGCCCTTCTCATTTGAATCAATGTGTTGTTTATGCAATTATACCAAATTGAACATTTGCTCAACCCTCTAAAGTTTATCCCCAAACAAGCTCAAATCCCTTTTAATtctagaaaatatatataaattcaaAACCTCACTAAAttccaaataaaaatatgatCTTAATCTTCTTTTTTACATACAAATTCAATTCCTAATCAAACCAGAACCCCTTCTGTTTAAGGTAATGAAAATGTTCAAAATTTCATAAATATTCACAAAATTCCCAATCTTTTTTCTGTGATTCTTGTTTTAAAATGCAATCTTCAAACAAAACTCACAATTTCTTTTCCGGTAAAATGTCACAAGATTTTTCTGCGAATTGAGAATCAGAAACAAAATCCAGAATTAACCCACAAATCTTTTTGCCTTCAAAATGattcgaaaaaaaaaattcaaacctAATTTTCAGACAAAAAGAAAAGATTTTTCTAGCTCATTTCTGACCCCCAAATGCAGAAAAAAATGAAGCTGATATGGGAATCTGTTGAGTTGATTGAAGAACTCAAAAGATAGTGGATCCGAAAAAGTTATAAATGTTGGGAAAAAGTGAAGATTATGAAACTATGATGTTGGAAGAAATTGGCTGTTAGGGGAAATCTCTCGATGGGTTGGTGGGTTTGATTGTATTTTAGGATGAAGAATCAAGAGAGGCTGGAAATGAGGAGCCTGCCACTAGGATGATTTTTCTCAACAAAACAACGGTTGtatttttatcaaacaaacatatgaTTGTTTATATAAAACTCTATTTAAAAACTTTGTATAATATCAATAATTCTACTTTAACCAATTATGAGAGGTTTGGCAGATAATCCTTGTATAAGATAAGACAAGAAAATTATGTAATGTGATTAGATGGTATACAAACATATAGGACGTTGACTCGCTTATTACATATAGGGCAGTGAATGTGATGGTATATGGGCGAATATGGCCGTGAATGTGATGGTATATGGATGCTTAGAGCAGTGAATGTGATGATATACGGACGTATAGCGCGGTGAATGTGATGTTATACGGACGTATAGGGTGACAAACGTAATGGTATGTATACCTCTATATAAGGCAGCAGATGTGATTGTACAAGCTCGTATAGGTAGTGAATGCGATACATATGCCCGTGTAGCATATATTGATTTGATTGATAAAGTGATTTAATAGTAGGAGGAAATGTAAGGATGCTGCTAAATGTACCCATCTCTCACAAACTTAAAAGTGAGGCACATCATTAAAAAAAATCCCCTCACATAAGAATAACGAAGGTGTATGTATACAAAAGAGGTGGGAGTacgtttagaaaaaaaaatatggaTAGAAAGTGTTAAAATTGGTGTTCAATAGTTCATGAAGTAGGTGGGAAATactaggggtgcaaacaagcgtagtggctcgcgagctactcgagatcggctcgtaAAAAAAGCTCAAAACAAGCCGAGctttatcgagctcgagcctgacaTGTGAAGCTCATCAGGCTCGTCGAGCATAGCGTAATATTAGTTTCTATTAATATTTGATAGCATTTATCCCTTATTTAAAGTTGTCTAGTAAACGAACCGAGCCGatcttatttaaacatgtttacgAGTCAAGCCAAGCCCGAACCTAAAAGTAAgcttatttaaaaaaaacgagTACAGGCTTCACTTATTAAGCTCGCAAGCCTAGACGAGTCTATTTTTATATCTTATTATTAACTAATGGATAATAAACGTGCCGAGCTCCAGCTTAAGAAACTACCAATGAGCCAAGCTTGAGCTTTAAAAACCAAGCTCGAACTAATCCAAGCTCGAGCTTTCATAAGTTAATCAGGCTCGAGCTCGTTCtaggctcgtttgcacccctagggaaaataatattataataatatatatatatcaaaatcaGTTAATCTATATGTTACAGTTTGAGGATATCTTAAACGAAGTAAATCAATCGTAAAGGGGATGTAGCTCAGATGGTAGAGCGCTCGCTTAGCATGCGAGAGGTACGGGGATCGATACCCCGCATCTccaaactttttgtttttttttttaactttctgCCATTGATGACACTGAAGGTTTCACAAAATCCACAAGTAAAATGCAATCTTGGAGAATGAATTGGTACCTTGCTGGACTGTGCTGCTGCTTGATCTTTTCAATGATTAGTTAGAATGTCACGGATACTGAGACTCAAAACATCCCAGTTAGTCAAGCATCACGGGCGGCTAACCGATGTCTATTGGCAATACGTTCTTTAACTCAGAATATCTAAACTCCCTTCACGTGCCACAACATGCCAGCGCAGCAACCACAACCACCCTTTTTCAGTTTTTCAACAATATCCAAACCCAAACCATCACGCTTCGATAACTTGTACCATACGCATAACCACATGTACACTACCCTACTCTCACTAAATCCACCTctgcaacaaaacacacatccaTTCTCCACCCCACCATCACTGATGATAACTGATAACAACAATTAATTACACAGCAAAATCCGCCATTTTCACTCCCTCAAGCATCTGCAAAACGTTCACTTATTGACACAAACAATGCTGTGTTACGTAGGTAAGGCAACGAAGattttcatcttcatcatcgTTGTTATTGTTATCACTAGCCTTGTTATCGGAATTAGTGTAATCGGAAGGAATAATAATCGATCTAAATCTCGTAACTGCTCCGGAGAAGGTTGTTCAATTTCCGGTGACTCTCATCCGCCACCGGTGCAGATGCCGTTCGCATCGTTGCCGAATTCTAATCCGTCTGATCCAGCTGTCAGTTCCACCGCACCTCCGCCTCCGTCGGAAACCTCTCTGTCAACTCCACCACCGCCGGAAACCGATATGACACCGCCGGAACCTCCGGAAACCTCTCTgtcaccgccgccaccaccggAAGTCTCTCTGTCACCGCCTCCACCGCCGGAAACTTCTCTGCCTCCGCCGCCGTCGGCGTTGCCTGATAATCCGTCGCCGGTTACGGTTACTCCTCCGGCGGCAGTTACGGCGGCTCCGCCGCAGGCGGTTACGGTGTCTCCAGGTCCGACGAATGGTTGATAACTTTCTTCATATTTACGTGaattatatttatttgtttttgttttgagaAATCATTGATTGATTTTGAGGAATTTGTTATGCTAATTTTAACGATTTGATATTGAATTGTTGTTGAATTTACTCTTTGACTAATGGATTGTGTTGTTAGATTCATTGTTTTGATATTGTTGTTGATATGGAAGAATGCATTACTTCGGAATTATCACCGGTTTTGTTGATGAGAATTTACTTGAATTTAATACAAAACGTAGAAAAAAAGACTTACATTATGGTAGATTTAATATCATTAAATGAAGTTGATACAATTAATATCATCACAAATATCTGATTAATGGCCGTTTGTTTATCTCTTAATGagacttttaatggttcagattttttactggttcagcatttaATGATTCAAACTGTTTATTTCGTGACCAaatgtctgaatagttcagacatttgtctctgaatggttaagtattatacagagTTTGGATGGTTAAgatctctaatctgaattggtcagacatttgcctctgaagaGTTAAGTATTATACTGGCTTTTAGTGATTTAgagctcttactggttcagcacttaggcgctgtttggcaacttctaaatagttaagtgctgaaccaataagaggtctgaaccattcaagtgctgaaccagtaagaggtctgaaccattaagagccagtataatgcttaacccttcagaggcaaatgtctgaccaattcagattagaggtcttaaccattcagactctgtataatacttaaccattcagaggcaaatatcTGAATCATTAAGACATttgctcacgaaacaaacagtctgaaccattaagtgctgaaccagtaagaggtctgaaccattaagagcctcattaagaggtaaacaaacagccccttaattaTTCAGAAGTTGCTAAACGGCCCCTAAAAGTTTTCTCcggtttttaattattttaaaaaatttcccgtattttacaattttttatacaATTTGTTTTTAGTAATCTCTAAATAAGTCAATATTATGCAGGATAACCAAAATATACAATTTCATTACACATGATTATCTTTCATAGAAAGGGGTTAGCTAACATTGATTGAAAGCATAAAGCATACAATTGTGGCTTTGATAGAGGAATTAGTCTGTTGTGGTAGGGCCACCCAATGAGATTAGTCACTTACCCATGAATGATGAATCAAATCAAGTGATAAAAAGAGTTACTCATTTGAAAAGTAAATATAAGGATTTTTAAGGACACTAATGACACCAAGATTCATGCGGTCACAAGTCACGCAACTTAACTAATCACCTGCCTAGAAGTAGATCAGTATTTTTACGTTTGAGATTGAGTATTGGCGGAAAATTTGAACAATTACCCTAGTTGTGCAAACCTGACTTTATCAGTACAATATCTAAAATACGGGATCCAAATGTTAACACAGACAATTTCAATGCCATTGCAAGCTCAAAGTATGTGTTGAGAAAATTAATAATGTCAAATTATTATTTTGATTTCTCAACAAACAATAAGATTCCCAAAATAGGATTAACATGTAGATTatgaaattttcaaaaatatatgTTCAAGTTTTAGTAGCTAAAATATTTTACTCATAATaactttaataaataaataaagtgtcaAATTATTCTTTCGATAACTTAACAAGTTGACACCGCATATGGGCTTCGACCTAATTTTTGTTGTTTCAACCTAGCCCACCATCAAACTGACCCACTCACATTATAGCTTTAATCGAATATATTAAGTAAACTAAAAAAGTCTGAAAGTTTCATTACATGATCACAAAATATGTAACCATTGTAATTTTTAGAGGTATAATTTTCCAACAGTTTCTAAAACACGACACAGAAGTAATCAGCTTTCTGGTTGTCAAATCTAAAATTCATGGTTATGTATGAGTTGATCGGTTTAATTAAGTGGATCATGTTCGGGTTGACACATTTAGACCATTTAATTGAATATTGAACCGTTTATAACTTGTTTAACTCCTTATTTTACGACCCACCAAGGCGACTATCATGTATACCACTTGATTACTATTTGTTTGACACATTTAGATAAATGAGTTATATAAGTCATATCCGGGTTACTCGATTTTAAGTGTGTGTTGTTATGATATGCGGATCATCTTAAATTGAACAAATCAGCTCGTCAACTCATCAATTCATCATGAGTTacacccctaatatatttttTCACACGATTTACCCCTTTTATATTATATTCTTCTGCTATAATCATTGTAAAATAAATGTAACTGGGTATACAATTACTGTAAGACGCAATTTACCATTTACCACATTTATGATCTATCACTTAACAAACTAACATGGGTATTCCTTTGTTAGTTTTAATCctgaaatgggttgtgaaagacAATGGGTATAATTAGTAGAAAACAAGTTTATTTCCAAATTGGCTTCCAAtaagaaaacaaaaggaaaaaatAGAAATACATAAGAATTACATAACAAAATAAAAACTTACGTATAGATTTAAAATTAACTAATAGATTTTTCATATGAGCACGTTCCAACTACATAACTAACACAATTATAAAAcactttttttaacttttttaaaagtcacttttataaataaaaaaaatatatagcaATATGacactcatattaaagataaaaaaaaatatttgattttatgatataattttttttcaaaaataataaagtatataaaagttatttttgtttaaaaaatttgGTGGAATTAGTATTTAATAGATTATGGCTAAATAACCAAAATACTCATAACTTGATAGTATTTATATACTATCAATTTAGAAAATATTTGTGCAATGatagttgtacactatgctttgTTATTTGTTAATGCATTTGTGGGTTGTATTTTAAGCCAATTTGGTTGTAAGTTGTTTTGgcatttatatattattaattattaattgaaaCATTTGTGTGCATCATTGGTTGTAAgatgtgcttaagtggttgtaccttaatcaaacaTAGGTTttaagttgtgcttaagtggtaccttaatcaaataataatggtttcattaccttaccaaattcaatatgttttgtatgcatgtatggttgtcagttgtgcttaagtggttgtacactaatcaaataatggtttcattatcttaccatattcaatcggtttgattcattcaaagttgtgttgttttatttgtaaattattattatttataataatctaattaatttagcaaaaatcttgtataaatatgatttgcaacatattgatgcaatggttgttgtaatgtatgcattatggtttgtatagtggtaatgatatatattatatatagattacgatgaacctgtcaaatgggaaaaaataGACACGGGTTCATCGTAACGCTCGAGTCCTAAATCAACTTAATTATTTTATTctttgttttacgtttcggtttaatttcttcgcattaacaccgcaACTTCAATGTCGGCGGTCGCTGACAGTAGTGTGGTATTAGTGCTCACCCCCACCGCAACGCGGGGAGTGCTTAATACTAGTTGATTATTAATTATAGAGATTTTAATTGTAGTCAATACCATTTAAATTATTAATGACTCAAGTCTATTCTTACAATTTGTTTGTACATAATTTCAACTTAGTTGATACTTGATAGTTGCTCAAGTGAATCTATTGTTGTACCTTGTTCTAGTTAGGTACACATactcctcaaacggacggacaaatcGAAATGACAATTaaaacaatggaagatatgcttagagcttgtgtaattgatttcgtaGGTAATTgagacgatcacttacctttaatagaattttcttataacaacagttatcacacaagtatcaacgaTGCACTGTTCGaggcactttatggacgaaagtgtcgaaccccagtctgttgggcagaaattggggaaaagaaactatctggacctgagatagtgcaggaaacaaccgataagatcattcaagtcaaggaacgactaaaagcagcacgtgatcgacagaagagctacgctgataacagacgtaagccgttagaattccaggtaggtgacaaggtattgttaaaagtctctccttggaaaggagtggtaaaaTTCATCAAAAGAGGGAAGCTAAGTCCTAGGTATATTgtaccttttgagattattaaaagaataggacctgtagcttatcagctacaactgctagaggaaatggcaggaatacatgatgtatttcatgtatctaatctcaaaaaatgcttagctgatgaaacACACGTAgcacctcttaaggatatagaggtaaatgaacagttaaagtttgtagaaagacctctacaaattgaagacaggaagattaagaatctcaagcacaggagattagttctagtcaaagtgaagtgtgactccaaaagaggacctaagtacacatgggagcttgaatcggAAATgtaaaggaaatatccacacttgatccagtagatctcgaggacgagctttaaacaaggtggggaggatatcaCAACCCTGacataaaccgacaccctcgaattaattccgacaccctaatatattttaaaatatcccaatatgtccctaaaaacaccccatacgtgaaaacgggcACCGAATACCCTAAatagtattaaaaataattaaaaattaagttttaaagtttgtcgcgggccgcgtagattTCTTAagagtcttacgcgggccgctagagATCAAGATCGTGGCGAGTCTAGATGGTGATCCGGATGGGCTACGCTGTTGACcagcattgacgcgggccgcgtaagcctttgcttacatttacgcgggccgcgagaaagtgtGAATCAGGCCCTATATATAGAGGCCATCAGATTTCAGTCGAGAATCGttcaaatctttctttctttctctcaaatCTGATAAtaggcattatactcgggtctaataccccctaaatagcgaggttctgctccgatgtaagtatcataacccctggagacgtattagatactctgcccggttgatctagggttctgtaacggctgtcgtggttctgcccgacgtagtcgttggaatgccgtctcggggagggtattactaatgttaaaatgggttattatactaacacgtgtgcatttgtgtaaattatagattgtcaccaggaaacccttacggataatctaagacatcaatgtgagtaatctcctttttgtaaattgtttttttacaaaacctcgcttaattaattatatattaaacatttattgagtatttgtaaggatacaattacagtcggtaaatttggggttttgtatacaaaatttgttacaacatggtaaggagtaacatgaccataagtcggaacgacagtaccgtgggtggtaattgatatgacttggcaacaaatgtaattgcggaatcgccctcaatactataCAATGATTTTTATCAAAACCTGATTGAACTTGGATTCACTcactagtatttcccactgacaaaatatttttaaacgcgtttcaggtaacaatatgtgaaagccaaatagaagtcagctggacagcactggaggcttggaaaagtggcaataaagttacctaaaaataaatagatgttttattaaataaaatagagtgtatccctatgaaaatgtgtgtactgaaaacttgggttttacccatgtgtttaaaattataaaagtgtggtattttactctgataacatatttcctaactacgatcctgatgtaaaATCCGCtaccaaattagacaataaccggataccaccgaaactggccacGACTGCCTGTTCCCATAATTCTACAGGgggacgggggttgtgacagaaggtggtatcagagctaagccactgattcagccacataagtgttctgctgacaccaattcaaagtgttaggaaataaattacggaactacgtgcataattgtattttcttgttatgtgttatctgactatttcttagtttacagtatgagcgaccaaggaccatctgacccGTActgtcaattgtctggttcgcctagaagcgaaggtgcctcttctcagcctgccctctcggggtactctgctgatacggaagaaggaatattcgtgtttaaggctcaatctgaagagccatttcctcagaaaaagagaggatggttcagtaggggagcacatgagcatagaaagcgtatgaaaaagttgcaagAACAGAGAGTGTTAGcagcagctaaaagagaaaccgatgctcATGCACAAGATATGCTTAATAGAAGCCTAGCTAATTTTCATATCTTAGCAACTGCTGCAGCTGACCCTAACTTGGAACAACtattagcaccccaaccacaaccaccaattcctgaccaaccaatggagatagaaaaccctgaaaatcaagtagaaatgcatgatttcaacccggaggagatacctatgGTACCAACACCAAATCCCCTAAACCCAAATTATGACCCCTGGTGGGATGacgttagggactatgtgcaacgctacccgatACACGAAGATTTGCCAATGCccaatctaggagcctacccagatggacaatgaagtgaatcaggaaaaccagaacgATAATATCCAGAAGgacaataacccgaataatgagaatccgaaaaacaataacaatggaaaccaagtggataatagtgctatccaacacatagtggcacaaggaataatagatgcgatgccatttattatccaaactattaaagaagctgataataaaagtaagcatagtagtAAGCGACCAACAGAACCTGAACatagcgtgaacaatggacccgtacttcaagcgcccattcccaaaagaagaagaaccgtgCCAtttggttgttcttataaagaattctggtcttgcaaaccaatagaattctcgggcaatgaatgACCCATtacagctctacgctggatagaaaagactgaggttgttctaaaaataagcaagtgtgctgaagaagataagataatgtttgcctcaaatctgtttaagaactcagccttagaatggtggaacactatcctccattcgagaggaagtgatagggtgtATAACAtagaatgggaggaatttaaaaatatggtagaaaggaaattctgccctcctaatgaaaagTAACAGATAATAAATtcctgaaccttagaatgaccggggtagatagtaagggttatactaccacattctttgaatatgctagaatagtaccaacccttgcatcacctgagccagtattaatctcccgttacatctggggactgattggagagattaggcatgtagtcaaggcagttAGACCTCAAATcatagaagaagcagtagaactagcaaacaccttgacagatgaattaatccgTACGAGGGAAGAAGActagaggagaaacctaacccaaaagcTTACTCAGGAATTCCGCTATGGTAATTCCAACCGTGgtagaaatataggttctacctctgcaccatactgcaaagcctgcaaaaagaagcatttaggaaaatgctccacttactgcaatttctgcaaagtaccaggacacaaggaagaaaattaCAGGAGGAAACCTACGAATGGACtgtgtttcaactgtggagaaaaaggtcatatcaagccaaattgtccgaaattagctccagctgcaaacaacaagaacactaaaaatgctagagcatttgttctaactgtaGATGAAGACAAGATGATTCCGGACATGATaaccggtacgtttttagttaatgatgtttttgccaaagtattattttgactctcgtgcaaaccaaagttttattaatacttcgttttgcaaacttttaaaacaatcattaactaaactcccacaagagtgtctagtagagaccgcaaatggagaaaccgttaagatttctgaaatcttgcagggggcaagaatagaaatttttaatcaaaatttttttgtaaacctttacccaatgaatctggcag encodes:
- the LOC110923901 gene encoding proline-rich receptor-like protein kinase PERK2; the encoded protein is MLCYVGKATKIFIFIIVVIVITSLVIGISVIGRNNNRSKSRNCSGEGCSISGDSHPPPVQMPFASLPNSNPSDPAVSSTAPPPPSETSLSTPPPPETDMTPPEPPETSLSPPPPPEVSLSPPPPPETSLPPPPSALPDNPSPVTVTPPAAVTAAPPQAVTVSPGPTNG